The DNA region AGCTCACAGGATACAAATTGGCAAGCAAAGCATAATTAGTTTTAGTTAGTATACCGTGTTCTTTATTTTGTCTGCCTCATCCATGATTTCGTTGAAGGTCAAGCCAGTCCAATCCTAAATTAAATTTGGAATAGTTGtcagaagaaagaagattcaaATAGTACAAACCAATTTGGTGTTAATGAAAGCAAAGGTGGATAAAAAGGTCCATACCTTGGGCATTTCAAATCCAAGTAATTCGATTTCCCACTGAACAGTAGCTCCTTCAGGAACATTTGCTGGCCTGTTGCAGCCACAAGAAACATTATTCAGAAAGGTCCATTGCAAAAATGAACTCTAATATAATGTTTGATACAACCTTGGGAACTTATCATATGCGAAATCTGGAGGGCAGGTGACAATAGATTTTTCACCAGGAAGCATTAGTCGAACACACATTTCAAATCCTTCAGGAACCTACAAAATGCTTTGTCGATTTGTAAATTTAACagcaagaattcattcaactgaTCATTGTATAGTGTGTCAAAGGTTAATGTGATATTACTTACCAAGCCTTCTCCGGAACAGAACTCCAATGGTTCACCATCATTATCAACTCGTGTATCATAAAATACCGATTTTGATTCATCAAGGAGCATACCCTTATAATGCACTCTTAATAAGCTATCGTGAAGAGGGCAGTCCATTGGAAATTCACCTAACATTTGTAAGGAACACAAAGAAGTACAAGTATAACTACATAATATAATCAAAACAAAGAACAGTAACACCATCAAAGATTAAAATATTTTACATTCCATCTGCAGGGTTTATTTAGTGAAGAACTTGAAAGTTTTTATTAAACTAAAGAATAAATAACAAACCAGTTTGTCTAATTTCACATTACTAATGCTGCCCGTAACCTGAATTTTGGTTGTTTTCAGTGCTATTACTCAAATTAACAGACACGATTAATCATCTGATTTTCATCTCATGGAATAAGAATAATATAAGTCAACTCGACTTGTTCAATATTGGGAAATTGGTTGGTCCTGCATGTTTGAGAAAAAAAAATTGGTTGGTGACCAGGGGGTTCTGGTGTCCATATTAGCAAAAATTCCATAAAAATCATGTATGCAGTACATAAATTTAGGTAAACCTGCAAAGCATCTCAATCTCAAATTCATCATTTAAACAGACTATAAAAACAAAGTGTTACTGTTAGCGCATGATGAACAATGGTGGATGGACTGCTTCTATTTTGTTTCTTGACATCTAGGATGAATTAAcctgatttttttatttttttgcagGCTTACTTTAGTGCGTACATGATCTTTTGATGAGTTTTTTTAACAGTGTAACATGCTGCATTCACAAAATGGGATATCAGAACCCCTGGATACAAAATCTGACAGCAAAATATAAATAGCTTAAATCTAGTTAAAGTACAAAAGCTGATGAGTAGGGATCCATTTACATTCACTCGCTCCCTTTTGTCTTTTAGCTATGTAAAGGTAGCCTTTGTGTGAACAAAACCAAGTAGTAGAAAAGGCAATCCCTTATTCACCAGTTTTTTTTAAAGTTATCTTGCACCTCACACAAGTATAACACTAACCCAAATGACAGAAGTAAAATGTTCCAGTTTCCCATAGGTTCAATAGGCGAATTTTGGGAAGGGAGCGACCTTCCGTACCATGATTTTGTGAAAGGTAATTTCGTTTGTTCTAGAGAAGTTTTGCAAATAGGTGGTCATAGTAGACACAAGAAGAATCCATCCTCACAAAAAAAACATATGAATTGACATAAAACAGAATGTTAAGGTTATCTACCTTTTCCATCAACTACACGTCGTTTTATGAGGCGACCATCGCCAAGCATGTCCCTCACCTGTTAATGCATCCAACACACAAACTTTAAATGCAGTACGAGAATGTGATATTTCCATAACAATAGAATATAAGTTCTTTTTAAAGGAAAGATTGGTATTAATCAGATAATTCAAATGCATCAGAACTCCTAGAATACCATAATCTCTCCCATCAGCAGATTTATATATGAGAACCAGAGCAATCTATTATAGCAGGAACCCTTCATGCCTGACCAATGAGCACATAAAGTGATTTTTGGAACTCAAATATTGGACAAGCATATCTGGAAATTTAGAGGTCATCCCCTTGTTCCATTATTATATTCTTTGTTCAATCTACCCAAAAGTTGTAATACACTCTATTCTAAGTCTCGAGAAACATCAGATTCAAAAACTCCTTAAGCGAATGCATTTTATTTATGGAAGAAGATCTTCAAATAACACCAATCATAAGAATCTTTAAACAAGACCGCATAACAGTTTCTTAGTGGTTAGTGGATTGCAGGTGATCACCCAACCTTCAAACACTTTAAGTTGGAGTAGGGATGCAAGCAGGCCGATTTATGACATAATACACTCAATCAGTTCATCGCTCACTTAATTGATGTTCCAAGGTATACACATGGTTAGTAAAGCAAAAGAGCTTAGGATGGGCCGATGATCAGCATGACTGGGTTTGTATCTCTAAGTTGGTGGCCTAGATAGGAGTCCTGATATGCTACAGCTGTCTTGATATGAAATTATCTGCTACAATGAACGGATTAGGAGATGAATTGTGGCTCCAGTGACCTTGATCTAGAAACTCTTCAAATAACTGACATGGTGCCTTGGCATTGCCACTCGTAACACGCCACAAAATCATTTTCATTGCAGTGCTCTGGTGGACATGATAACCATCTAGTCGAAAAATGAAGCACTACCACAATGACTAAATCATCATCAGGTATAGTCTATTCTCTGAAGAAACAGCCTAGGACAATCATGGGATGTCATCAAAATACAGCAGGCCTTAACTTTAATTCTAATTAATAGAAAGATGCATGAGCATAGCAAAAAAATATGGGTAACAAAATGAAACTACCAAACAGTTATGGCAATACCTGAATAAACTGAATCAGTTCAACATCAAAATGAACTTCTTCAAGGCCTTCAAGCTGTGGCATCAGTGAGGACTTTGTCAAATAGGTACTGCTAACAAAAATAGTCGCCTTTTCCTTGCGTGCCATTGTTCCAATACCCATCTCAAGTCCTTTAGGTACCTAAACTAGATGACAAGGATATTGCAACAAGCAGTAGTTAgggggcaaaaaaaaaagaacttgaATAAAAATAAACCATATATGCTTTTACTGCCAATTAAATAAAATCAGTGTCAAGTTTAGAATATATTACGACCAAGAAGCTAGCACTACAGATTGTTCCACTGAATTAACTGCTAGATGTTACACAGTTCAAGTATATGAAAGGAATACCCACCATCATCCACTGTGCTACAAGCAAGCTACTAAATTTCTATATCCTTGTAAAGAACTTCAAAATAGATAATATAACATTTTATCTCCTATAGTCTTATGATGAGCTCTATGTGTTCTCAAAGTTGTAGAATATTCTACAATAGAAGAGTTTGAAGAAGTACACTGTATCTTTATCCTGCTACATGCAACAGAGTTTGAAGAAACACATAATATTAATAAATCATATGTTCCTATACATGCACGAGAATGTCACTGACCTCAGATTTACCAATAGTAAAGAAATATGCCTCTTCTTTACTGGGAATAATTTCTTTTCCATCTGCTGTTCTTGCAGTTATCCTGGAAATGTCAAACAATATCTTAGTTCAGATAATATTCAGGCAGGCAAAAAAAATGATCATAGGTCACATGTATGAAAGTGTCTTCCACAAAACTATTGTAAACAGAAATGGCAATTGCAGAGGGCAGAGAAGATAAGAATGCAGTCAAAGTACAAGAAGACTGGTATATATATTAGTTTCAACCAAATACTTTAATTTCCATGGTGCTAATACTAGCTACCTGTTGAAGCCAAGGATAGTTAAATTCCCAATGGGTCCTAGCTCATTGCCCTAGTTCATTTGCAACCCCTTTTTCTTGCTTTGAAATCTGGATTAGCTCAATtgaatgagttttgggtcgaccTAATGATCCAAAGAAGGCAAAATTTGCATACTAATCACGTCTAAAGAGCATTTTGTACAGACACGGTGCGACAATAAACGCAAGGCATGAATCACCCCACTCCTTTCCATGCCAGAAATCCACGGTATAGGCAATCATGAATCATGTTAACCATTTCTAAGCACAGAGATTAAGCAGCTGACAAAGAGAATGAAAGTATATGAATGAATACACTTAAAGCATAGAATGACTAGATGAGCATTCTGCAAATTCAAAACGTAAATAGTTTACCGTGCTGTTATTTCATATGGCTCTCTAGGTGTTTCCCATCCCTTGCCTTCATCAATTATCTGCCATATACAAAGGGGAAAAAAAAGTTTGTCACAGAGATGAAGCATCCAGCCACACATACTAGACCACTTACTGTTCTCGCAAAAAAAATTACTAGATCACATATTGAACAGACCCACAAAAAAGGAATCTACAATGGCAGTTAAATAAATAGAAGACAAGGACTATCTTAGCGGTACTCCAAGCAAATTggaaaaaagaaagaattcaGAATCTGTCTAGCTGAATGATAGAGCATATTTTCTGCAATCATATGAGGAGGCTGTTCACCTTCTTTACAACCCCTAAATCCTCAGCCACAACCTGACAGAAAATAAGCAGAATGAGTAATCAAAAGTAGCAAATACATATCTCGAATCTCATTAGTTCTTCAAATGTTAGGTTGGAAAGCAGCCATGAAATCAAGAAATAATCGAGACAGCGGCCGCAAGAGAGAAAATCTATTTCTTATCTATGGCGTAAACTTGACGAACTGAGCTTAAGTGAACCAAGTATCATAGTCAGAATAAAAATGCTTATTTGCATGAAAAAGTTAACCTCAACAGTTTATATATACGATGCAATCGATATTAGTCAGGAAAAGAGAAAAGCGGATCATTGAAATTGATAAACAATTTCATATGTGATGAATACATTTATGTTCTAGTACTTATTGGGATATACTGGCCAAAAAACCTATATGCTAAATTAGGGACAAGTGCTGCCAGAAAAAAAATTTGGTAGACCCAATATTATGCGGGTTATGAAGACGAAAAATGATATGTCATGTCAACAACCACATTAAGTACCCTGCGATCCTGGACACTGAGTCATCACTTATATTGAAAATATCCCTTTTTGCCTCAAAATATTGCGTACTATTTTTGAAATCATACGTGCTGTATATAAAGTTACTAAAATAGATGAGGAAACTATTTGCCAAAAGTGCTTTGACATTATTCAAGTAATCATTTAAGGAGACTAACCTTGGCTTTAAAAAAATCCAACATTTCAATCTCAAATTGAAGTTCATCATCTTTTGGAAAGCCATCAGGAGCTGCAAGTGGACAATCGTCCTCGGCATAGTGAACTTTTGGTTGCATTTTGaactgaaaagggaaattgTAAGAGAAAAGTAGAAAGGggtaaaaatgaaaaaaaagtgCTTCCATTATTATTGACATGtgcatgtttgaatagttgcaTTCTCTCTGAAAATGGCTAGTGTCTTGTTTATCTTTATTAGAATAAAATTGTTCATTTCAATTAAATGGTTTTAGCCAGTTTAAAAGAAATACCATAGCAATTTCACCCTTCAGCATAGTTGGGAAGCCTTCAGCAAAACCTAGGATCATCTTGCTCTTCCCTAAGACAAACCTGGGAGGGATTCCTTTACCTGTAAATTATAATAATAAAAAAAGAAGATGATTTAAAGCGCATCTATAATTGAATTGACTACTCATATAGATGTGGCAAATATTTGAGGTGCAAAATTCATGTAACTATGTTTTTCTTTCTCAAATCGCATACATGCCAACATAAACAGCAAAACAGGATGCTTGCAACATAAAATTTAGAATCATAACTGTGCTATGAAAACAAAAATAAACCTCTCTAGCCCTCTGCGACTGAGAAATTGTCAGAAATGGAAGCAGGACACCTCATCTCAGAGCAGAGGGGAAAGCAAACTATAGTTAATATGAAAAAAATATGGAAGCAACAAAATTTTAATAAAACAAGAATTTCTAACTCAAGGTTGTCTCCATGATTCAGTGCAACATATTTGCAGTATATACATAAGGTGAAAAGTGCAGAAAGATATTGCACCACCTCCATGCTCTCTTCTTGTAGAATTGACAACAGTACCATCCATTGTCCGAGTAGTGCAATGAATTATAACCTGCG from Panicum hallii strain FIL2 chromosome 9, PHallii_v3.1, whole genome shotgun sequence includes:
- the LOC112874184 gene encoding peptidyl-prolyl cis-trans isomerase PASTICCINO1, with protein sequence MADDGGEHPPPAKKKSPAEEAAEKRRKKLTPGSLMKGLIRSGSGDATPAEGDQVIIHCTTRTMDGTVVNSTRREHGGKGIPPRFVLGKSKMILGFAEGFPTMLKGEIAMFKMQPKVHYAEDDCPLAAPDGFPKDDELQFEIEMLDFFKAKVVAEDLGVVKKIIDEGKGWETPREPYEITARITARTADGKEIIPSKEEAYFFTIGKSEVPKGLEMGIGTMARKEKATIFVSSTYLTKSSLMPQLEGLEEVHFDVELIQFIQVRDMLGDGRLIKRRVVDGKGEFPMDCPLHDSLLRVHYKGMLLDESKSVFYDTRVDNDGEPLEFCSGEGLVPEGFEMCVRLMLPGEKSIVTCPPDFAYDKFPRPANVPEGATVQWEIELLGFEMPKDWTGLTFNEIMDEADKIKNTGNRLFKEGKFDLAKAKYDKVLREYNHVHPHDDEEGKIFANSRSSLHLNVAACYQKMGEYRKSIETCNKVLEANPVHVKALYRRGTSYMLLGEFNDARNDFEKMITIDKSSEPDATAALLKLKQKEQESEKKARKQFRGLFDKKPGEISEVGAESEGGKDWDDAKSSGEATSSERDADTKGSPSGESEYAFEEERPGLVGRVWPSARRIFSSLGLNRCTIL